In the genome of Raphanus sativus cultivar WK10039 chromosome 4, ASM80110v3, whole genome shotgun sequence, one region contains:
- the LOC108850523 gene encoding LOW QUALITY PROTEIN: VAN3-binding protein (The sequence of the model RefSeq protein was modified relative to this genomic sequence to represent the inferred CDS: deleted 1 base in 1 codon), with protein sequence MDKSKTFGEQWRFIPAFKPPETPLDSMEFLSRTWSASATEVSRAVVASPTSQPPQMRFSEIQGVSDVTLVPEDEENGIVSGNTFSFASSETSLMVMERIMAQSPEISSPRTSGRLSHSSFSDSPPISPSDINDFKQFYRVSPSFNGHVRSPSAVSGVAGGSKTVGRWLKDRREKKREETRAQNAQLHAAVSVAGVAAAVAAIAVATASQSSSGSDEQVAKTDSAVASAATLVAAQCVEAAEIMGADREHLASVVSSAVNVRYAGDIMTLTAAAATALRGAATLKARALKEVWNIAAVIPVDKGIPKGCVGGGGGHQSDLAPEDNFLGICSRELLAKGCELLKRTRKGDLHWKVVSVYINRTKQVTLKMKSKHVAGTLTKKKKNVVVELVKGLPAWPGRKLLEGREDLRYFGLKTVEKRVIEFECKSQREYDLWTQGVFMLLSIASDRRYKC encoded by the exons ATGGATAAAAGTAAAACGTTTGGAGAACAGTGGAGGTTTATTCCGGCGTTTAAACCACCTGAAACGCCATTAGATTCTATGGAGTTTCTATCACGCACGTGGAGTGCTTCCGCAACTGAAGTTTCCCGAGCCGTCGTGGCCTCTCCGACTTCTCAACCGCCGCAAATGCGTTTCTCGGAAATCCAAGGCGTATCTGACGTCACTTTGGTGCCGGAAGATGAAGAAAACGGCATCGTTTCTGGAAACACGTTCTCTTTCGCTTCCTCTGAGACTTCTTTGATGGTCATGGAACGTATCATGGCTCAGTCT CCGGAGATTTCATCACCACGGACCTCAGGGAGACTTTCACATAGCTCTTTCAGTGACAGTCCTCCCATCTCTCCCTCTGACATTAACGACTTTAAG CAATTCTATCGTGTGAGCCCATCCTTTAATGGGCACGTACGTAGTCCATCCGCCGTCTCTGGTGTGGCTGGAGGATCTAAAACTGTCGGTCGGTGGTTGAAAGACCGGagggaaaagaaaagagaagagacaCGTGCACAAAACGCACAGCTCCACGCGGCTGTATCTGTAGCTGGCGTGGCCGCCGCGGTAGCTGCTATCGCTGTAGCGACCGCCTCTCAGTCGAGTTCCGGAAGTGACGAGCAAGTTGCTAAAACTGACTCCGCCGTGGCTTCAGCCGCTACTTTAGTGGCGGCACAGTGTGTGGAAGCCGCAGAGATTATGGGAGCTGATCGCGAGCACTTAGCTTCGGTTGTTAGTTCCGCGGTCAATGTTCGTTACGCGGGCGATATTATGACGTTGACCGCTGCCGCGGCCACAG CGTTGAGAGGAGCTGCGACTTTGAAGGCGAGGGCCTTGAAGGAGGTATGGAACATTGCAGCGGTGATTCCGGTGGATAAGGGAATACCAAAAGGCTGTGTAGGCGGAGGTGGTGGTCACCAGAGCGATTTAGCTCCTGAAGATAATTTTCTT GGGATATGTAGTAGAGAATTGCTAGCCAAAGGTTGTGAATTGCTTAAACGTACCCGAAAAG GCGATCTTCACTGGAAAGTTGTTTCAGTATACATAAATAGAACAAAGCAG GTAACTTTGAAAATGAAGAGCAAACATGTTGCTGGGACCCttacaaagaagaaaaaga ATGTGGTGGTGGAATTGGTCAAGGGATTACCGGCATGGCCTGGCCGCAAATTGCTTGAAGGCAGAGAGGATTTGAGGTATTTCGGGCTAAAGACGGTAGAGAAAAGAGTGATTGAATTCGAGTGCAAAAGCCAAAGGGAGTATGATCTTTGGACACAAGGTGTTTTCATGCTTCTTTCCATTGCTTCTGATAGAAGgtataaatgttga
- the LOC108852814 gene encoding probable indole-3-pyruvate monooxygenase YUCCA5 has protein sequence MENMFRLMGSEDFSDRRRSIWVNGPVIIGAGPSGLATAACLRDEGVPFVVLERAECIASLWQKRTYDRLKLHLPKKVCQLPKMPFPEDYPEYPTKRQFIDYLESYATRFNINPQFNECVQSARYDKTSGLWRIKTSSSSATSVSEMEYICRWLVVATGENAERVVPEIDGLTTEFNGEVIHSCEYKSGEKYRGKSVLVVGCGNSGMEVSLDLANHDANPSMVVRSSVHVLPREVLGKSSFEISMMLMKWLPLWLVDKLLLILAWLILGNLIKYGLKRPKMGPMELKVVTGKTPVLDIGAMEKIRSGQVDIVPGIKRFSRNHVELVDGQILDLDAVVLATGYRSNVPSWLQESDMFSKNGFPKSPFPNAWKGKSGLYAAGFTRKGMAGASADAVNIAKDIGNVWREETKRVQKIRTRVGHRRCISIA, from the exons ATGGAGAACATGTTTAGACTCATGGGCAGTGAAGACTTCTCCGACAGAAGACGTAGCATTTGGGTTAACGGTCCAGTTATCATTGGAGCCGGCCCATCGGGGCTAGCCACAGCGGCGTGCCTCCGCGACGAAGGTGTTCCCTTTGTGGTGTTGGAGAGAGCAGAGTGCATAGCTTCACTCTGGCAGAAAAGAACTTACGATAGACTAAAACTTCATTTACCCAAGAAAGTTTGTCAATTACCCAAAATGCCCTTTCCAGAAGACTACCCGGAATATCCAACAAAACGACAGTTCATCGATTACCTTGAGTCCTACGCAACGCGGTTCAACATTAACCCGCAGTTCAATGAGTGTGTTCAATCTGCTCGGTACGACAAGACCAGTGGTCTCTGGCGCATCAAGACGTCTTCTTCCTCCGCCACTTCTGTGTCGGAGATGGAGTACATCTGCCGGTGGCTTGTGGTGGCAACGGGAGAAAACGCCGAGAGAGTTGTTCCGGAGATTGATGGGCTCACCACGGAGTTTAACGGCGAGGTGATCCACTCTTGTGAGTATAAGTCGGGCGAGAAATACAGAGGAAAGAGTGTTCTTGTCGTCGGATGTGGAAACTCCGGCATGGAAGTTTCTCTTGACCTTGCAAATCACGATGCCAATCCCTCCATGGTTGTTCGTAGCTCG GTTCATGTGTTACCGAGGGAGGTTCTTGGCAAGTCAAGTTTTGAAATCTCAATGATGCTAATGAAGTGGCTACCTCTATGGCTAGTAGACAAGCTTTTGCTAATCCTCGCATGGCTGATTTTGGGAAACCTAATAAAGTATGGGCTAAAGAGGCCTAAGATGGGCCCAATGGAGCTCAAGGTTGTCACAGGGAAGACTCCAGTGCTTGACATTGGCGCTATGGAGAAAATCAGATCGGGCCAGGTAGATATAGTCCCTGGAATCAAACGGTTCTCTCGTAATCACGTGGAGCTCGTTGATGGTCAGATATTAGATCTCGACGCTGTTGTTCTCGCCACGGGTTACCGCAGCAACGTTCCTTCTTGGCTTCAG GAAAGTGATATGTTTTCTAAAAACGGGTTTCCAAAATCGCCGTTTCCAAACGCATGGAAAGGGAAATCGGGACTTTACGCGGCTGGATTCACTAGGAAAGGAATGGCCGGAGCATCAGCCGACGCCGTTAACATCGCTAAAGACATTGGAAATGTGTGGAGAGAAGAGACCAAACGTGTGCAGAAAATAAGAACACGAGTTGGTCACCGCCGATGCATCTCAATTGCTTAA